In Rattus rattus isolate New Zealand chromosome 9, Rrattus_CSIRO_v1, whole genome shotgun sequence, a genomic segment contains:
- the Septin8 gene encoding septin-8 isoform X9, with product MNTLFNTTFETEEASHHEECVRLRPQTYDLQESNVHLKLTIVDAVGFGDQINKDDSYRPIVDYIDTQFENYLQEELKIRRSLFDYHDTRIHVCLYFITPTGHSLKSLDLVTMKKLDSKVNIIPIIAKADTISKSELHKFKIKIMGELVSNGVQIYQFPTDDEAVAEINAVMNAHLPFAVVGSTEEVKVGNKLVRARQYPWGVVQVENENHCDFVKLREMLIRVNMEDLREQTHSRHYELYRRCKLEEMGFQDSDGDSQPFSLQETYEAKRKEFLSELQRKEEEMRQMFVNKVKETELELKEKERELHEKFEHLKRIHQEEKRKVEEKRRELEEETNAFNCRKAAMEALQSQALHATSQQPLRKDKDKKK from the exons ATGAACACGCTCTTCAACACGACCTTTGAGACGGAAGAAGCCAGTCACCATGAAGAGTGTGTACGCCTGCGGCCTCAGACCTATGACCTCCAAGAGAGTAACGTTCATCTCAAACTGACCATCGTGGATGCTGTGGGCTTTGGGGATCAGATCAATAAGGATGACAG TTACAGGCCCATAGTTGATTACATCGACACGCAGTTTGAAAACTATCTACAGGAGGAGTTGAAGATTCGCCGTTCCCTCTTTGACTACCATGACACGAGGATCCACGTTTGCCTCTACTTTATCACACCCACCGGGCACTCCCTGAAGTCCCTGGATCTGGTGACCATGAAGAAGCTAGATAGCAAG GTGAACATAATCCCCATCATTGCCAAGGCCGACACCATCTCCAAGAGCGAGCTCCACAAGTTCAAGATCAAGATCATGGGTGAGCTGGTCAGCAATGGAGTCCAGATCTACCAGTTTCCCACCGACGACGAGGCTGTCGCCGAGATTAATGCGGTCATGAAC GCACACTTGCCTTTTGCCGTGGTGGGCAGCACAGAGGAGGTGAAGGTGGGGAACAAGCTGGTTCGAGCACGACAGTACCCCTGGGGCGTGGTGCAGG TGGAGAACGAGAACCACTGTGACTTCGTGAAGTTGCGGGAGATGTTGATCCGGGTGAACATGGAGGACCTGCGTGAGCAGACCCACAGTCGGCACTACGAGCTCTACCGGCGCTGCAAGTTGGAGGAGATGGGCTTCCAGGACAGTGATGGTGACAGCCAGCCCTTCAG CCTCCAAGAGACGTACgaggcaaagaggaaggagtTCCTGAGCGAgctacagaggaaggaggaagagatgaggCAGATGTTTGTCAACAAAGTGAAGGAGACAGAGCTTGAATTGAAGGAGAAGGAACGGGAG CTCCATGAGAAGTTTGAGCACCTGAAGCGGATCCACCAGGAGGAGAAGCGCAAGGTAGAGGAGAAGCGCAGGGAGCTGGAAGAGGAGACCAACGCCTTCAACTGCCGGAAGGCAGCCATGGAGGCCCTGCAGTCACAGGCCTTACATGCCACCTCACAGCAGCCTCTGAGGAAAGACAAGGACAAGAAGAAGTAA
- the Septin8 gene encoding septin-8 isoform X5, which produces MELLCGNAEPEPRNLSLGGHVGFDSLPDQLVSKSVTQGFSFNILCVGETGIGKSTLMNTLFNTTFETEEASHHEECVRLRPQTYDLQESNVHLKLTIVDAVGFGDQINKDDSYRPIVDYIDTQFENYLQEELKIRRSLFDYHDTRIHVCLYFITPTGHSLKSLDLVTMKKLDSKVNIIPIIAKADTISKSELHKFKIKIMGELVSNGVQIYQFPTDDEAVAEINAVMNAHLPFAVVGSTEEVKVGNKLVRARQYPWGVVQVENENHCDFVKLREMLIRVNMEDLREQTHSRHYELYRRCKLEEMGFQDSDGDSQPFSLQETYEAKRKEFLSELQRKEEEMRQMFVNKVKETELELKEKERELHEKFEHLKRIHQEEKRKVEEKRRELEEETNAFNCRKAAMEALQSQALHATSQQPLRKDKDKKKVGGWSSIYSVTIP; this is translated from the exons AACGCAGAGCCTGAGCCCCGGAACCTGTCCCTGGGTGGCCATGTGGGCTTCGACAGCCTCCCTGACCAGCTGGTCAGCAAGTCAGTCACTCAGGGCTTCAGCTTCAACATTCTCTGTGTGG gGGAAACTGGGATTGGCAAGTCCACGCTGATGAACACGCTCTTCAACACGACCTTTGAGACGGAAGAAGCCAGTCACCATGAAGAGTGTGTACGCCTGCGGCCTCAGACCTATGACCTCCAAGAGAGTAACGTTCATCTCAAACTGACCATCGTGGATGCTGTGGGCTTTGGGGATCAGATCAATAAGGATGACAG TTACAGGCCCATAGTTGATTACATCGACACGCAGTTTGAAAACTATCTACAGGAGGAGTTGAAGATTCGCCGTTCCCTCTTTGACTACCATGACACGAGGATCCACGTTTGCCTCTACTTTATCACACCCACCGGGCACTCCCTGAAGTCCCTGGATCTGGTGACCATGAAGAAGCTAGATAGCAAG GTGAACATAATCCCCATCATTGCCAAGGCCGACACCATCTCCAAGAGCGAGCTCCACAAGTTCAAGATCAAGATCATGGGTGAGCTGGTCAGCAATGGAGTCCAGATCTACCAGTTTCCCACCGACGACGAGGCTGTCGCCGAGATTAATGCGGTCATGAAC GCACACTTGCCTTTTGCCGTGGTGGGCAGCACAGAGGAGGTGAAGGTGGGGAACAAGCTGGTTCGAGCACGACAGTACCCCTGGGGCGTGGTGCAGG TGGAGAACGAGAACCACTGTGACTTCGTGAAGTTGCGGGAGATGTTGATCCGGGTGAACATGGAGGACCTGCGTGAGCAGACCCACAGTCGGCACTACGAGCTCTACCGGCGCTGCAAGTTGGAGGAGATGGGCTTCCAGGACAGTGATGGTGACAGCCAGCCCTTCAG CCTCCAAGAGACGTACgaggcaaagaggaaggagtTCCTGAGCGAgctacagaggaaggaggaagagatgaggCAGATGTTTGTCAACAAAGTGAAGGAGACAGAGCTTGAATTGAAGGAGAAGGAACGGGAG CTCCATGAGAAGTTTGAGCACCTGAAGCGGATCCACCAGGAGGAGAAGCGCAAGGTAGAGGAGAAGCGCAGGGAGCTGGAAGAGGAGACCAACGCCTTCAACTGCCGGAAGGCAGCCATGGAGGCCCTGCAGTCACAGGCCTTACATGCCACCTCACAGCAGCCTCTGAGGAAAGACAAGGACAAGAAGAA AGTCGGTGGCTGGTCTTCCATTTACAGTGTCACTATTCCTTGA
- the Septin8 gene encoding septin-8 isoform X12, translating to MNTLFNTTFETEEASHHEECVRLRPQTYDLQESNVHLKLTIVDAVGFGDQINKDDSYRPIVDYIDTQFENYLQEELKIRRSLFDYHDTRIHVCLYFITPTGHSLKSLDLVTMKKLDSKVNIIPIIAKADTISKSELHKFKIKIMGELVSNGVQIYQFPTDDEAVAEINAVMNAHLPFAVVGSTEEVKVGNKLVRARQYPWGVVQVENENHCDFVKLREMLIRVNMEDLREQTHSRHYELYRRCKLEEMGFQDSDGDSQPFSLQETYEAKRKEFLSELQRKEEEMRQMFVNKVKETELELKEKERELHEKFEHLKRIHQEEKRKVEEKRRELEEETNAFNCRKAAMEALQSQALHATSQQPLRKDKDKKNRSDIGAQQSGMSLSSSKVMMTKANVEPLNCSSWWPAIQCCSCLVRDATWREGFL from the exons ATGAACACGCTCTTCAACACGACCTTTGAGACGGAAGAAGCCAGTCACCATGAAGAGTGTGTACGCCTGCGGCCTCAGACCTATGACCTCCAAGAGAGTAACGTTCATCTCAAACTGACCATCGTGGATGCTGTGGGCTTTGGGGATCAGATCAATAAGGATGACAG TTACAGGCCCATAGTTGATTACATCGACACGCAGTTTGAAAACTATCTACAGGAGGAGTTGAAGATTCGCCGTTCCCTCTTTGACTACCATGACACGAGGATCCACGTTTGCCTCTACTTTATCACACCCACCGGGCACTCCCTGAAGTCCCTGGATCTGGTGACCATGAAGAAGCTAGATAGCAAG GTGAACATAATCCCCATCATTGCCAAGGCCGACACCATCTCCAAGAGCGAGCTCCACAAGTTCAAGATCAAGATCATGGGTGAGCTGGTCAGCAATGGAGTCCAGATCTACCAGTTTCCCACCGACGACGAGGCTGTCGCCGAGATTAATGCGGTCATGAAC GCACACTTGCCTTTTGCCGTGGTGGGCAGCACAGAGGAGGTGAAGGTGGGGAACAAGCTGGTTCGAGCACGACAGTACCCCTGGGGCGTGGTGCAGG TGGAGAACGAGAACCACTGTGACTTCGTGAAGTTGCGGGAGATGTTGATCCGGGTGAACATGGAGGACCTGCGTGAGCAGACCCACAGTCGGCACTACGAGCTCTACCGGCGCTGCAAGTTGGAGGAGATGGGCTTCCAGGACAGTGATGGTGACAGCCAGCCCTTCAG CCTCCAAGAGACGTACgaggcaaagaggaaggagtTCCTGAGCGAgctacagaggaaggaggaagagatgaggCAGATGTTTGTCAACAAAGTGAAGGAGACAGAGCTTGAATTGAAGGAGAAGGAACGGGAG CTCCATGAGAAGTTTGAGCACCTGAAGCGGATCCACCAGGAGGAGAAGCGCAAGGTAGAGGAGAAGCGCAGGGAGCTGGAAGAGGAGACCAACGCCTTCAACTGCCGGAAGGCAGCCATGGAGGCCCTGCAGTCACAGGCCTTACATGCCACCTCACAGCAGCCTCTGAGGAAAGACAAGGACAAGAAGAA CAGATCAGATATAGGAGCACAGCAGTCGGGCATGAGCCTCTCCAGCTCTAAGGTGATGATGACCAAAGCAAATGTGGAACCCTTGAACTGCAGCAGCTGGTGGCCTGCCATCCAGTGCTGCAGCTGCCTGGTCAGGGACGCGACGTGGAGGGAAGGATTCCTCTGA
- the Septin8 gene encoding septin-8 isoform X6 yields MELLCGNAEPEPRNLSLGGHVGFDSLPDQLVSKSVTQGFSFNILCVGETGIGKSTLMNTLFNTTFETEEASHHEECVRLRPQTYDLQESNVHLKLTIVDAVGFGDQINKDDRPIVDYIDTQFENYLQEELKIRRSLFDYHDTRIHVCLYFITPTGHSLKSLDLVTMKKLDSKVNIIPIIAKADTISKSELHKFKIKIMGELVSNGVQIYQFPTDDEAVAEINAVMNAHLPFAVVGSTEEVKVGNKLVRARQYPWGVVQVENENHCDFVKLREMLIRVNMEDLREQTHSRHYELYRRCKLEEMGFQDSDGDSQPFSLQETYEAKRKEFLSELQRKEEEMRQMFVNKVKETELELKEKERELHEKFEHLKRIHQEEKRKVEEKRRELEEETNAFNCRKAAMEALQSQALHATSQQPLRKDKDKKKVGGWSSIYSVTIP; encoded by the exons AACGCAGAGCCTGAGCCCCGGAACCTGTCCCTGGGTGGCCATGTGGGCTTCGACAGCCTCCCTGACCAGCTGGTCAGCAAGTCAGTCACTCAGGGCTTCAGCTTCAACATTCTCTGTGTGG gGGAAACTGGGATTGGCAAGTCCACGCTGATGAACACGCTCTTCAACACGACCTTTGAGACGGAAGAAGCCAGTCACCATGAAGAGTGTGTACGCCTGCGGCCTCAGACCTATGACCTCCAAGAGAGTAACGTTCATCTCAAACTGACCATCGTGGATGCTGTGGGCTTTGGGGATCAGATCAATAAGGATGACAG GCCCATAGTTGATTACATCGACACGCAGTTTGAAAACTATCTACAGGAGGAGTTGAAGATTCGCCGTTCCCTCTTTGACTACCATGACACGAGGATCCACGTTTGCCTCTACTTTATCACACCCACCGGGCACTCCCTGAAGTCCCTGGATCTGGTGACCATGAAGAAGCTAGATAGCAAG GTGAACATAATCCCCATCATTGCCAAGGCCGACACCATCTCCAAGAGCGAGCTCCACAAGTTCAAGATCAAGATCATGGGTGAGCTGGTCAGCAATGGAGTCCAGATCTACCAGTTTCCCACCGACGACGAGGCTGTCGCCGAGATTAATGCGGTCATGAAC GCACACTTGCCTTTTGCCGTGGTGGGCAGCACAGAGGAGGTGAAGGTGGGGAACAAGCTGGTTCGAGCACGACAGTACCCCTGGGGCGTGGTGCAGG TGGAGAACGAGAACCACTGTGACTTCGTGAAGTTGCGGGAGATGTTGATCCGGGTGAACATGGAGGACCTGCGTGAGCAGACCCACAGTCGGCACTACGAGCTCTACCGGCGCTGCAAGTTGGAGGAGATGGGCTTCCAGGACAGTGATGGTGACAGCCAGCCCTTCAG CCTCCAAGAGACGTACgaggcaaagaggaaggagtTCCTGAGCGAgctacagaggaaggaggaagagatgaggCAGATGTTTGTCAACAAAGTGAAGGAGACAGAGCTTGAATTGAAGGAGAAGGAACGGGAG CTCCATGAGAAGTTTGAGCACCTGAAGCGGATCCACCAGGAGGAGAAGCGCAAGGTAGAGGAGAAGCGCAGGGAGCTGGAAGAGGAGACCAACGCCTTCAACTGCCGGAAGGCAGCCATGGAGGCCCTGCAGTCACAGGCCTTACATGCCACCTCACAGCAGCCTCTGAGGAAAGACAAGGACAAGAAGAA AGTCGGTGGCTGGTCTTCCATTTACAGTGTCACTATTCCTTGA